A window of Mycolicibacterium madagascariense genomic DNA:
TGCAGACCGCGGTCGCGCAGGCCGCCGCCGAACTCGGCGACACCGGCCGAATCCTGTTGCGGCCCTCGGGAACCGAGCAGGTGGTCCGGGTGATGGTCGAGGCCGCCGACGTCGACACCGCACGCCTGGTGGCCGCCAGGGTCGCCGACTCGGTCAGCGAGCAGCGCTGAGCGGTCGCGGGATCGGCCAATGCAACCTCACTGCAACGTTGGACCACCTAGCGTGTGTGACGACAGGCACACCGGTAGCGGGTAAGCGAAGGAGCACCGTTGACTGAGTTCGTCGCTGCGATCGACCAGGGGACCACGAGTACCCGGGCCATGATCTTCGACCACGACGGCGCGGAGGTGGGCCGCCACCAGCTCGAGCACGACCAGATCCTGCCGCAGGCGGGCTGGGTCGAGCACAACCCGGTCGAGATCTGGGAGCGCACGGCGTCGGTGCTGACGTCGGTGTTGAACAAGACCAAGCTGCAGCCGACGGACCTCGCTGCACTCGGCATCACCAATCAGCGTGAGACGGCACTGGTCTGGGACCGCAAGACGGGCAGGCCCTACTACAACGCGATCGTCTGGCAGGACACCCGCACCGACCGCATCGCCTCGGCGCTGGACCGCGACGGCCGCGGTGACGTCATCCGTCGCAAGGCCGGTCTGCCGCCCGCCACGTACTTCTCCGCGGGCAAGGTGCAGTGGATCCTCGAGAACGTCGACGGCGTACGCGAGGCCGCCGAGCGCGGCGATGCGATCTTCGGGACCAGCGACAGCTGGGTGGTCTGGAATCTGACCGGCGGTCCCCGCGGCGGCGTGCACGTCACCGACGTCACCAATGCGAGCCGCACGATGCTGATGGACCTGGAGACACTGGACTGGGACGACGAACTGTTGTCGTTCTTCGACATTCCGCGTTCGATGCTGCCGCGCATCGTGCCCTCGTCCTCACCCGAGCCCTACGGCACGACCCTCGACACCGGCCCGGTCGGGGGCGAGGTGCCCGTGACCGGCATCCTCGGCGACCAGCAGGCCGCCATGGTGGGCCAGGTGTGCCTGGCGCCGGGGGAGGCGAAGAACACCTACGGCACCGGCAACTTCCTGCTGCTGAACACCGGGGAGAAGATCGTCCGTTCCGAGAACGGGTTGCTCACCACCGTCTGCTACCAGTTCGGGGACGCGAAACCCGTGTACGCCCTTGAAGGTTCGATCGCCGTCACCGGATCGGCGGTGCAGTGGCTGCGCGATCAGCTGGGCATCATCAGCGGCGCCGCGCAGAGCGAGTCGCTGGCCCGCCAGGTCGACGACAACGGCGGGGTGTACTTCGTGCCGGCGTTCTCCGGGTTGTTCGCGCCGTACTGGCGTTCCGATGCCCGGGGCGCGATCGTCGGCCTGTCGCGCTTCAACACCAACGCCCACGTGGCCCGCGCGACGCTGGAGGCGATCTGCTACCAGAGCCGCGACGTCGTCGATGCGATGGAGGCGGATTCCGGTGTGCACCTGGAGGTCTTGAAGGTCGACGGCGGCATCACGGCCAACGATCTGTGCATGCAGATCCAGTCCGACGTGCTCGGCGTCGACGTGAGCAAACCCGTCGTGGCGGAGACCACCGCGCTCGGCGCCGCCTATGCGGCGGGTCTGGCCGTGGGGTTCTGGGACGACCCCGACGACCTGCGCGCCAACTGGCAGGAGGACACGCGGTGGACGCCGTCCTGGGACGACGACCAGCGCGCCGCGGGCTATGCGGGATGGCAGAAGGCCGTGCAGCGGACGCTGGATTGGGTCGACGTCTCCTGACGTCGACTGTGAGACACAGTGATTGAGTCATGACCGTCGGGCTGCTGTGTGCTCTGCCCGAGGAGCTGACGCATCTCGGGGTGGCACTGGCCGACGCCCGTGCGACCGAACTCGCGCACGTGCGCTTCGACGAAGGCACCCTGGACGGGCACCCGGTAGTGCTGGCCGGCGCCGGGATGGGCAAGGTCAACGCCGCCGTCGTGACGACGCTGCTCATCGAGCGCTTCGGCTGCCGCGCGGTCGTCCTGTCGGGTGTCGCGGGTGGCCTCGACCCGACCCTGCACGTCGGCGACGTCGTGGTGGCCAACCGGGTGATCCAGCACGACGCGGGGCTGGTCGAGGACGACACCCTGCGCCGGTATCAGGCCGGCCACGTCCCCTTCATCAATCCCACTGAGGCACTCGGCCATTCGATGGATCCGGAGCTGCTGGCCACCATCCGGGCGCGCCTCGACGGGATGGTGCTGCCTGCGCTGCCCGCGGCTGCGGGCGGTGCAGACCGGCCGCCGCGGATCGCCTACGGCACGGTGCTCACCGGTGACCAGTACGTGCACTGTGAGACCACGCGCCAGCGGTTGGTCCGCGAACTGAACGGGCTCGCGGTGGAGATGGAGGGCGGCGCCGTCGCTCAGGTGTGCGAGACGTTCGGCATCCCCTGGGTCGTCGTGCGCGCCCTGTCGGATCTGGCCGGCCACGACTCGTCGCTCGACTTCACCGCGTTCGCACACGGCGTGGCCGCGATCTCGGCGCGGCTGGTCCGGGCGCTCGTCCCCGTGTTGTAACCCAAATGCGCGCAGCGCGTTAGGAATTCAGCGCCGCAAGGCCTGCCTCGGCGACCGACACGTCCTGGTCGACGCTGCCCGCACTGACCCCGATCGCCCCCACCACGACACCGTCGACGGTCAGTGGGATGCCGCCGCCGAAGATGACCATGCCGCCGGAGGTCTGCTCGAGGCCGTACAGCTCGGCGCCCGGTTGCACCAGCGGCATGAGCGCACTCGTCGGCGCGTTCATCAGAATGGACGTCCGCGCCTTGCGGATCGAGATGTCGATGCTGGCCTTGATCGCACCGTCCATGCGCACGAACGCCACCAGGTGACCGCCGTCGTCGACCACGGCGATGTTCATCGGCTGGCCGATCTCGCGCGCCTTCGCCGTGGCGGCGTCGACCACGGAGGTGGCGGTGGACAGGGTGATGGCAGTCATGGCTGGGCCTCTCAAACTATCGGCGGTGCAAGGTCTTTGGCCGGCGGCGGATTTCCGCTGAGCCGCCGGGTTTCAGGTTACGTTGCGGTGCCGCGCCATACCCCGGTAGCGCGAAGACTATCCAAAAGCTGACCGCGCGATCAGGTAATGAGCGGGGTCAGCCGAAACCACCCCTCGACGGCCCCACCGGCGACGACACTCGTCGGGCAGGCTCGGTGAATTCTGGCCCGGCCGCGTCCACGAGGCTCGCGAGAGGGTGTGGTCAGTGTCGAACATCGACATCTTCATCTGGGAATTCCTGGGCACGACGGTGCTCTGTCTCCTCGGCAACGGCTCGGTGGCGGCGGTCGTACTGAAGAACTCCTACTCCCATGGCGGAGGTGGGGACTGGCTGATCATCGTGTTGGGCTGGGGTTTTGGCGTGTTCGCCGGCGCGAGCGTGGCCGGACCGTCGGGGGCGCACATCAATCCGGCCGTGACGCTGGCCGTCGCCATCTCCGGTGGCATCCCGTGGTCGTCGGTCCCCGTGTACTGGGCTGCGCAGATGCTTGGGGGCATCGTCGGCGCCTCGCTGTGCTGGGCGGCGTTCAAGTTGCAATTCGATGCCATGGACGACAATTCGGGCACCCGCGGCATCTTCTGCACGTCACCGTCGGTGCGCAGGTTCCGCTGGAACATCGTCACCGAGATCATCGCCACCTTCGTGCTGGTGCTGTGGATCCTGACCGACCCGAAGTCCAACCAGTCGCTGGGCTATGCGGCGGTGTCGTTCGTCGTGATCACCATCGGGTTCGGGCTGGGTGGGCCCACGGGGTACGCGATCAATCCCGCCCGGGATCTCGGACCGCGCATCGCCTACTGGTTCCTGCCGATCCCGGGCAAGGCCGGTCCGGACTGGCGGTACTCGTGGGTGCCGGTACTCGGCCCGCTGCTCGGCGCTGCCGCGGCGGCGGGCCTGTCGCTGGTGCTGCCCTAGATGCGGCCGCGCAGCGCCGCGGACACCAGCGCCGCGCGCTTGTGCACGCCGAACTTGTCCATGATGTTGTGCAGGTGGAACTTGACGGTGGCCTCGGAGATGAACAGGTCGGTGGCGATGGCCCGATTGTCCAGGCCCTCGGTCAGCAGCGCGAGCACCTCCTTCTCCCGCCGCGTGAGGATGCCCGCGTAGTCGGCTTCGACCGCGCGTTCGCGCGAACGCAGTTCTGCGATCAGGGTGTTGGCGCTGTGGGCGTCCAGCGCGGTCTGACCGTCGAGGACCCTGGCGACGGCGCTCAGGAGCTCCGCCGACGACGACCGGCGGTCGACGATGGCGTCGGCGCCCGCGTGGATCAGGTCCAGTGTGCCCGCGGGGGACTCCTCGCCGTCGATGACGACGACGATCCGGGGGACCGGATCGAGCCCGGCGACCAGGTCGGCCAGGGCCGCACCGCGGTGCACGTCGACGACCAGGAGGTCGGGGCGCAGCGCCCGCAGCCGGTCGCCGAGGTCGGCGGTGTGGCGAAGATCGCCGAGCAGTCGCACGCCGTCGGCCTGTGCCAGCACGTGCACCAGCCCGTGCAGGAGCAGTTCGTCGTTCATCACGAACACCGTGCGGGCGCGCGGCAGGACGCCGAGAGTCGTTGCAGCAGAAGTAGTTTCGCGAGATGGAACGGCGTCCGGCTCGCGCTCGGACGCGTAGTGCGGTCGTGACCAACCCATGTTCGACTCCGTCCTGCCGGTCAGCGGGCGAATGCTAACGCCCGATGCGTTGCAGCGACGTTGCAAAACTCAGCGCGTGGCGAGCACGCAGTCCTGACACAGCCCGCCCCCGGGGGCGCGGTAGAACAGGCAGCAGCTCCGACGCACGAAGCGGCCGTCGGTGACGTGCGCGGTGCCCCGCAGCGGATCGGTTCTCAGCAGGTCCGCCACCAGGGCCCGGCCCGCGTGTTCGAGGTCGGGGCGCGTCATCGCGAGCACCGTCACCGCGCCGTTGGCCGCGGAGCTGGCGTTGCCCCAGCTGATTCGGGGTGACAGTCCCACCGCGGCGGCCAGCGTGTCGGTGAGCGGGCCCACCAGGCAGGCGAGCACCGAGGTGGCGATGGCGTCGGCCGCGCGCTCGGCCGCCGGCGCCCAGTGCGGACCGGCGAGCCCGAACCGCGGTGCGTGCCCGTCGCTGCCCAGCCAGCGGACCGACGTCTCGGTCAGCAGGGGCACGCGGGCGCCGAGCGTCGCGGCCCCGAGCACCGGCGACAGCAGCCTGGCCACGACACCCATCTGGAACGACGACGCCGCCATCCGCCGCGGGACGAGGCCGGTCTCGCACGCCATCGATGCGGCGATCGCGCCCCGCGTGCGGTCGACGAAGTCCCGCACCACCGCCTCGTCGGCCAGCAGTGCCGCCACGTCCTGGCCCGCCCCGGCCGCCACCGTGGGCAGGGCGAAGTACGGGCCCAACGCCGCAGTTCGCGTGAGCAGCGCGGCGCCGTCGAACGGCAGTGGGGTCTCGGTCATGGTGGCGCCCACGCTAGCGGTCCGATTCGCTGCAACGTCGTTGCAACGTGACGTCAGCCACAATGAGCGCGACGGGACCGACAGGTCACGTGTGCGGACGTCGGGTGACCGAGAGCCACCCCTCACCCCTTGGAGCAGCATGACGCAACCGACCCTCGATCCCGCGGTGGACTACCCGCTGAGCGTCCACCGCAGGGATCTGCTCTTCACCCCCACCGGCAAGTCGATCGACGAGATCACCATGGAGGCCGTGGTCTCCGGTGAGGTCCAGGCGACCGATCTGCGCATCACGCCGGACACGCTGCGGTTGCAGGCCCAGGTGGCGGAGAAGGACGGGCGCACGCAGTTGGGGGCCAACCTGCGGCGGGCCGCGGAGATGACCGCGCTCAGCGACGAGCGCGTGCTGCAGATCTACAACGCGCTGCGCCCCAACGCGTCGAGCCGGGCCGAATTGGAGTCGATCGCCGACGAATTGGAGTCGCAGTACGACGCCACGCTGCTCGCGGCACTCGTCCGCGAGGCCGCCGACGTCTACGAGCGCCGCGACATCCTCGCGGAGAACGAACAGGAGCAGTCATGACGGCAGAGGCCATTCAGCGATCCGGCGCGCAGGCGAACGGGGTCCGCCATTCCGCGCGGACGCAGATCCTGGAGGACCGTCCGGTTAACCTCGACGGGTTCGTCGAGGAGTGGCCCGAGGTGGGCATGGTCGCGATGGACAGCGCGTTCGACCCGCAGCCCAGCGTGCGGGTGGAGAACGGCGTCGTCGTGGAGATGGACGGCGTGGCGCGCGCCGACTTCGACTTCATCGACCAGTTCATCGCCGACAAGGCCATCGACGCCGAGACGACCGAACAGTCGATGGCGTTGTCCGCGCAGGACATTGCGCGCATGCTGGTCGACCCGGCCGTGACCCGCAGTGAGGTCATCGCGGTCACCAACGGGCTCACCCCCGCCAAGCTGCTGGCCGTCGCCAAGAACCTCAACATCGTCGAGATCATGATGGGCATGCAGAAGATGCGGGCCCGTCGCACGCCAGCGAATCAGGGCCACTGCACCAGCGCCCGCGACAATCCGCTGCAGGTGGCGTGCGACGCCGCCGAGGCCTCACTGCGCGGATTCTCCGAGGTGGAGACGACGTTGGGCGTCGTGCGGTACGCGCCGCTGGTGGCGCTCGCGCAGCAGATCGGCAGCCAGGTCAACCAGGGCGGCCCGCTCACCCAGTGCGCCCTGGAGGAGGCCACCGAATTGGATCTCGGGATGCGCGGCATCACCGGTTACGCCGAGACGATCTCGGTGTACGGCACCGAGCCGGTCTTCGTCGACGGTGACGACACGCCGTGGTCGAAGGCATTTCTCGCTGCGGCCTACGCCTCGCGCGGCATCAAGATGCGGTTCACCTCGGGCACCGGCTCGGAGGTGCAGATGGGCAATGCGCAGGGAAAGTCCATGCTGTACTTGGAGATTCGCTGCATTCTCGTGGCCAAGGGCGCCGGGGTGCAGGGTCTGCAGAACGGGTCGATCTCCTGCATCGGCGTGCCGGGCGCGGTGCCCGCGGGCATCCGCGCGGTCGCCGCGGAGAACCTCATCGCCTCGGCCGTCGACCTGGAGTGCGCGTCCGGCAACGACCAGTCCTTCTCGCATTCGGCGATGCGCCGCACCGCGCGGTTGATGCCGCAGATGATGCCGGGCACCGACTTCGTCTGCTCGGGCTATTCGACGATGCCCAACTACGACAACATGTTCGCGGGCTCCAACCTCGAGAGCGACGACTACGACGACTTCAACACCATCCAGCGCGACCTGCAGATCGACGGCGGCCTGCGGCACGTGAAGGAGTCCGACATCCTCGCCGTGCGCACCAAGGCGGCCAGGGCGCTGCAGGCGGTGTTCGACTATCTGGACCTGCCGCCGATCACCGATGCCGAGATCGACGCCGCGGTGTACGCCAACGGCAGTCGCGAGTTGATCCCCCGCGACGTCCTGGAGGATCTCAAGGGCGCCCAGCAGGTGATGGACCGCAACGTCACCGGGCTGGATCTGGTCAGGGCGCTGGAGGCGACGGGCTTCTCCGACATGGCCGAGAACGTGTTGGCGGTGCTGCGCCAACGGGTTTCGGGCGATCTCTTGCAGACGGCGGCGATCATGACGCCGTCGCTGGTGCCGCTGTCGGCGGTCAACGACGCGAACGACTACGCGGGCCCGGGCACCGGATACCGTCCATCGGGCGCGCGGTGGGAGGAGATGAAGAAGCTCAGGCACGTGACGAGCGCGTCGAACCCCGAGACCGAGGTGGAGTGATCGTGGCGACGAACGTGCAGGACGAGCAGCGGACGCTGTCGTTTACCGAGGTGGGACCCGCCGGCCGCGGGACGCGTTCCGACGAGGTGGTCATCGCGATCTCGCCGGCGTTCGGCAGCCTCTTCAGCCGGACGATCGTCGACATCCCGCACGCCGAGGTCATCCGTCAGCTGCTGGCGGGCATCGAGGAGCAGGAGGTGAGCGCCCG
This region includes:
- the glpK gene encoding glycerol kinase GlpK, with product MTEFVAAIDQGTTSTRAMIFDHDGAEVGRHQLEHDQILPQAGWVEHNPVEIWERTASVLTSVLNKTKLQPTDLAALGITNQRETALVWDRKTGRPYYNAIVWQDTRTDRIASALDRDGRGDVIRRKAGLPPATYFSAGKVQWILENVDGVREAAERGDAIFGTSDSWVVWNLTGGPRGGVHVTDVTNASRTMLMDLETLDWDDELLSFFDIPRSMLPRIVPSSSPEPYGTTLDTGPVGGEVPVTGILGDQQAAMVGQVCLAPGEAKNTYGTGNFLLLNTGEKIVRSENGLLTTVCYQFGDAKPVYALEGSIAVTGSAVQWLRDQLGIISGAAQSESLARQVDDNGGVYFVPAFSGLFAPYWRSDARGAIVGLSRFNTNAHVARATLEAICYQSRDVVDAMEADSGVHLEVLKVDGGITANDLCMQIQSDVLGVDVSKPVVAETTALGAAYAAGLAVGFWDDPDDLRANWQEDTRWTPSWDDDQRAAGYAGWQKAVQRTLDWVDVS
- a CDS encoding 5'-methylthioadenosine/adenosylhomocysteine nucleosidase, with product MTVGLLCALPEELTHLGVALADARATELAHVRFDEGTLDGHPVVLAGAGMGKVNAAVVTTLLIERFGCRAVVLSGVAGGLDPTLHVGDVVVANRVIQHDAGLVEDDTLRRYQAGHVPFINPTEALGHSMDPELLATIRARLDGMVLPALPAAAGGADRPPRIAYGTVLTGDQYVHCETTRQRLVRELNGLAVEMEGGAVAQVCETFGIPWVVVRALSDLAGHDSSLDFTAFAHGVAAISARLVRALVPVL
- a CDS encoding GlcG/HbpS family heme-binding protein — its product is MTAITLSTATSVVDAATAKAREIGQPMNIAVVDDGGHLVAFVRMDGAIKASIDISIRKARTSILMNAPTSALMPLVQPGAELYGLEQTSGGMVIFGGGIPLTVDGVVVGAIGVSAGSVDQDVSVAEAGLAALNS
- a CDS encoding MIP/aquaporin family protein translates to MSNIDIFIWEFLGTTVLCLLGNGSVAAVVLKNSYSHGGGGDWLIIVLGWGFGVFAGASVAGPSGAHINPAVTLAVAISGGIPWSSVPVYWAAQMLGGIVGASLCWAAFKLQFDAMDDNSGTRGIFCTSPSVRRFRWNIVTEIIATFVLVLWILTDPKSNQSLGYAAVSFVVITIGFGLGGPTGYAINPARDLGPRIAYWFLPIPGKAGPDWRYSWVPVLGPLLGAAAAAGLSLVLP
- a CDS encoding response regulator transcription factor yields the protein MGWSRPHYASEREPDAVPSRETTSAATTLGVLPRARTVFVMNDELLLHGLVHVLAQADGVRLLGDLRHTADLGDRLRALRPDLLVVDVHRGAALADLVAGLDPVPRIVVVIDGEESPAGTLDLIHAGADAIVDRRSSSAELLSAVARVLDGQTALDAHSANTLIAELRSRERAVEADYAGILTRREKEVLALLTEGLDNRAIATDLFISEATVKFHLHNIMDKFGVHKRAALVSAALRGRI
- a CDS encoding (2Fe-2S)-binding protein; this encodes MTETPLPFDGAALLTRTAALGPYFALPTVAAGAGQDVAALLADEAVVRDFVDRTRGAIAASMACETGLVPRRMAASSFQMGVVARLLSPVLGAATLGARVPLLTETSVRWLGSDGHAPRFGLAGPHWAPAAERAADAIATSVLACLVGPLTDTLAAAVGLSPRISWGNASSAANGAVTVLAMTRPDLEHAGRALVADLLRTDPLRGTAHVTDGRFVRRSCCLFYRAPGGGLCQDCVLATR
- a CDS encoding diol dehydratase small subunit; protein product: MTQPTLDPAVDYPLSVHRRDLLFTPTGKSIDEITMEAVVSGEVQATDLRITPDTLRLQAQVAEKDGRTQLGANLRRAAEMTALSDERVLQIYNALRPNASSRAELESIADELESQYDATLLAALVREAADVYERRDILAENEQEQS
- a CDS encoding propanediol/glycerol family dehydratase large subunit: MTAEAIQRSGAQANGVRHSARTQILEDRPVNLDGFVEEWPEVGMVAMDSAFDPQPSVRVENGVVVEMDGVARADFDFIDQFIADKAIDAETTEQSMALSAQDIARMLVDPAVTRSEVIAVTNGLTPAKLLAVAKNLNIVEIMMGMQKMRARRTPANQGHCTSARDNPLQVACDAAEASLRGFSEVETTLGVVRYAPLVALAQQIGSQVNQGGPLTQCALEEATELDLGMRGITGYAETISVYGTEPVFVDGDDTPWSKAFLAAAYASRGIKMRFTSGTGSEVQMGNAQGKSMLYLEIRCILVAKGAGVQGLQNGSISCIGVPGAVPAGIRAVAAENLIASAVDLECASGNDQSFSHSAMRRTARLMPQMMPGTDFVCSGYSTMPNYDNMFAGSNLESDDYDDFNTIQRDLQIDGGLRHVKESDILAVRTKAARALQAVFDYLDLPPITDAEIDAAVYANGSRELIPRDVLEDLKGAQQVMDRNVTGLDLVRALEATGFSDMAENVLAVLRQRVSGDLLQTAAIMTPSLVPLSAVNDANDYAGPGTGYRPSGARWEEMKKLRHVTSASNPETEVE